The Manis javanica isolate MJ-LG chromosome 4, MJ_LKY, whole genome shotgun sequence genome contains a region encoding:
- the SLFNL1 gene encoding schlafen-like protein 1 isoform X1: MKRSPQTQVQECLMEPPSKRPLEEFPPEESQPEDSGLEAAPSTHILYVGHLNPQFSVPMLACLLRDALERLELPVAREHIEVVRRPRKAYALVQVAAHKDTLASLPRRLQTALEEHQIPKELAARGKELVLGEGRGPSNQREEDSGPSPGSRLPPGGLADASPNPALAPRQRSSRGQPRGTRSDSAIVHQKILGQEQLFQGAFLGSETRNMEFKRGSGEYLSLAFKHHLRRYVCAFLNSEGGSLFVGVEDSGLVQGIRCSHHDEDRVRLLVDSILQDFKPQVFPDAYTLTFIPVVSTTVSSTPLKVIRLSVHTPKAQAEPQLYETDQGEVFLRRDGSTQGPLTVGAIQEWYRQKWTVELSKLQEQVKVLTAEKEQLRQQLQWHRSTSCTCCIL; this comes from the exons ATGAAGAGATCACCACAAACCCAGGTGCAGGAGTGCCTCATGGAGCCCCCAAGCAAGAGGCCCCTGGAGGAGTTTCCCCCAGAAGAGTCCCAACCCGAGGACTCAGGCCTCGAGGCAGCTCCGAGCACACACATTCTCTACGTGGGCCACCTGAACCCCCAGTTCTCTGTGCCTATGCTCGCCTGCCTGCTGCGGGATGCCCTGGAGCGGCTGGAGCTGCCGGTGGCACGGGAACACATCGAGGTGGTGAGGCGGCCCCGGAAAGCCTACGCACTGGTTCAAGTGGCCGCCCACAAGGACACCTTGGCCTCCCTCCCGCGGCGCCTGCAAACAGCGCTGGAGGAGCACCAGATCCCCAAGGAGCTGGCAGCCCGTGGGAAGGAGCTGGTGTTGGGTGAGGGCCGGGGCCCCTCCAACCAGAGAGAG GAGGACAGtggccccagcccaggctcccgACTCCCACCAGGTGGGCTCGCTGATGCCTCCCCAAACCCGGCCCTGGCCCCACGGCAGAGGAGCTCCCGGGGCCAGCCAAGGGGCACACGCTCGGACAGCGCCATCGTGCACCAGAAGATCCTGGGCCAGGAGCAGCTCTTCCAGGGAGCCTTCCTGGGAAGCGAGACGCGCAACATGGAGTTCAAGCGGGGCAGCGGTGAGTACCTGAGTCTGGCCTTCAAGCATCACTTGCGGCGCTACGTGTGTGCCTTCCTCAACAGCGAGGGCGGCAGCCTGTTCGTGGGCGTCGAGGACAGTGGCCTGGTGCAAGGCATCCGCTGCAGCCACCACGACGAGGACCGTGTGCGCCTGCTAGTGGACTCCATCCTGCAGGATTTCAAGCCCCAGGTCTTCCCTGATGCCTACACACTCACCTTCATCCCTGTGGTCAGTACCACTGTCTCCAGCACCCCCCTCAAG GTGATCCGCCTGAGCGTGCACACCCCCAAGGCCCAGGCTGAGCCACAGCTCTACGAGACAGACCAGGGGGAGGTGTTCCTGCGGCGGGACGGGAGCACCCAGGGCCCACTGACCGTCGGCGCCATCCAGGAGTGGTACCGGCAG AAGTGGACAGTGGAGCTGAGCAAGCTGCAGGAGCAGGTGAAGGTGCTGACAGCCGAGAAGGAGCAGCTCCGACAGCAGCTGCAGTGGCACAGGTCCACCTCCTGCACCTGCTGCATCCTGTGA
- the SLFNL1 gene encoding schlafen-like protein 1 isoform X2 produces the protein MKRSPQTQVQECLMEPPSKRPLEEFPPEESQPEDSGLEAAPSTHILYVGHLNPQFSVPMLACLLRDALERLELPVAREHIEVVRRPRKAYALVQVAAHKDTLASLPRRLQTALEEHQIPKELAARGKELVLGEGRGPSNQREEDSGPSPGSRLPPGGLADASPNPALAPRQRSSRGQPRGTRSDSAIVHQKILGQEQLFQGAFLGSETRNMEFKRGSGEYLSLAFKHHLRRYVCAFLNSEGGSLFVGVEDSGLVQGIRCSHHDEDRVRLLVDSILQDFKPQVFPDAYTLTFIPVVSTTVSSTPLKVIRLSVHTPKAQAEPQLYETDQGEVFLRRDGSTQGPLTVGAIQEWYRQFNSR, from the exons ATGAAGAGATCACCACAAACCCAGGTGCAGGAGTGCCTCATGGAGCCCCCAAGCAAGAGGCCCCTGGAGGAGTTTCCCCCAGAAGAGTCCCAACCCGAGGACTCAGGCCTCGAGGCAGCTCCGAGCACACACATTCTCTACGTGGGCCACCTGAACCCCCAGTTCTCTGTGCCTATGCTCGCCTGCCTGCTGCGGGATGCCCTGGAGCGGCTGGAGCTGCCGGTGGCACGGGAACACATCGAGGTGGTGAGGCGGCCCCGGAAAGCCTACGCACTGGTTCAAGTGGCCGCCCACAAGGACACCTTGGCCTCCCTCCCGCGGCGCCTGCAAACAGCGCTGGAGGAGCACCAGATCCCCAAGGAGCTGGCAGCCCGTGGGAAGGAGCTGGTGTTGGGTGAGGGCCGGGGCCCCTCCAACCAGAGAGAG GAGGACAGtggccccagcccaggctcccgACTCCCACCAGGTGGGCTCGCTGATGCCTCCCCAAACCCGGCCCTGGCCCCACGGCAGAGGAGCTCCCGGGGCCAGCCAAGGGGCACACGCTCGGACAGCGCCATCGTGCACCAGAAGATCCTGGGCCAGGAGCAGCTCTTCCAGGGAGCCTTCCTGGGAAGCGAGACGCGCAACATGGAGTTCAAGCGGGGCAGCGGTGAGTACCTGAGTCTGGCCTTCAAGCATCACTTGCGGCGCTACGTGTGTGCCTTCCTCAACAGCGAGGGCGGCAGCCTGTTCGTGGGCGTCGAGGACAGTGGCCTGGTGCAAGGCATCCGCTGCAGCCACCACGACGAGGACCGTGTGCGCCTGCTAGTGGACTCCATCCTGCAGGATTTCAAGCCCCAGGTCTTCCCTGATGCCTACACACTCACCTTCATCCCTGTGGTCAGTACCACTGTCTCCAGCACCCCCCTCAAG GTGATCCGCCTGAGCGTGCACACCCCCAAGGCCCAGGCTGAGCCACAGCTCTACGAGACAGACCAGGGGGAGGTGTTCCTGCGGCGGGACGGGAGCACCCAGGGCCCACTGACCGTCGGCGCCATCCAGGAGTGGTACCGGCAG TTTAACTCCAGGTGA